One genomic window of Oryctolagus cuniculus chromosome 11, mOryCun1.1, whole genome shotgun sequence includes the following:
- the TMEM74B gene encoding transmembrane protein 74B produces MASSPGLELKTLSNGPQVPRRPAPLGPGAPPREGVENACFSSEEHETRFQNATNASPTGGVPPLSRSQQDDLSVHSEEGPGLEPVSRPVDYGFVSALVFLVSGILLVVTAYAIPREARVNPDTVTAREMERLEMYYARLGSHLDKCIIAGLGLLTVGGMLLSVLLLVSLCKGELYRRRTFVPGRGCRKTYGSINLRMRQLSGDGGQALVENEVVQLPEPSHTLQRS; encoded by the coding sequence ATGGCATCTTCCCCTGGTCTGGAACTGAAGACGCTGAGCAATGGCCCCCAGGTCCCTAGGAGACCAGCTCCCCTGGGCCCAGGCGCCCCGCCCAGGGAGGGTGTGGAAAATGCCTGTTTCTCCTCAGAGGAGCACGAGACCCGTTTCCAGAACGCCACGAATGCCAGTCCCACCGGGGGTGTCCCTCCACTGTCCCGATCCCAGCAGGACGATCTGTCTGTGCACTCGGAGGAGGGGCCGGGCCTGGAGCCCGTGAGCCGCCCCGTGGATTACGGCTTCGTTTCCGCCCTGGTTTTCCTGGTGAGTGGGATCCTCCTGGTAGTGACAGCATACGCCATCCCCCGCGAGGCCCGCGTCAACCCGGACACAGTGACAGCGAGGGAGATGGAACGGCTGGAGATGTACTACGCCCGCCTGGGCTCCCACCTGGACAAGTGCATCATCGCGGGCCTGGGGCTGCTCACGGTGGGCGGCATGCTCCTGTCCGTGCTGCTGCTGGTCTCCCTGTGCAAGGGCGAGCTCTACCGCCGGCGGACCTTTGTCCCTGGCAGAGGTTGCAGGAAGACGTATGGCTCCATCAACCTGCGCATGAGACAGCTCAGCGGCGATGGGGGCCAGGCCCTGGTGGAGAATGAAGTTGTCCAGCTCCCGgagcccagccacaccctgcagcGGTCCTAA
- the C11H20orf202 gene encoding uncharacterized protein C20orf202 homolog — translation MVSEILLASDQPGSGCSSHRGIRTLDGLPPSFLSPFLLPLYSVQSTETLKKKKPNYIFQCELLSALINYILGDLAGLCCQLDGGGRLCESEVPRAHHRGSVKVSPKDTEMKTAEEPTPSLGQTLEWLRKELAEMQLQDQQLLLTLRHLHRVLEELRAETTHWEDTRSSAGTSPIRARTGSEGRGCPSVSSRQLAQLRAEESRRSSLP, via the exons ATGGTTTCTGAGATCCTACTGGCATCAGACCAGCCTGGCTCTGGATGCAGCAGCCACAGAGGCATCCGTACCCTTGAtggtcttcctccctccttcctctctcccttcctccttcctctttattCTGTTCAAAGCActgaaaccttaaaaaaaaaaaagccaaattacATTTTCCAATGTGAGCTACTTTCTGCTCTCATTAACTACATCCTCGGTGACTTGGCCGGACTCTGCTGCCAGCTTGACGGAGGTGGGAGGCTCTGTGAGTCAGAGGTCCCTCGGGCCCATCACCGGGGCAGTGTCAAGGTCTCACCCAAGGACACGGAGATGAAAACAGCAGAGGAGCCAACCCCAAGTCTTGGGCAGACCCTGGAATGGCTGAGAAAGGAACTG GCTGAGATGCAGCTCCAGGACCAGCAGCTGCTGCTCACGCTCAGGCATCTGCACAGGGTCCTGGAGGAGCTTCGGGCTGAGACCACCCACTGGGAGGACACCAGGTCCAGCGCAGGGACCTCCCCGATCAGAGCTCGGACGGGATCCGAGGGCAGGGGCTGCCCGTCTGTCTCCTCAAGGCAGCTGGCCCAGCTCCGAGCAGAAGAAAGCAGACGGAGCTCCCTCCCTTAA